A genomic window from Silene latifolia isolate original U9 population chromosome 11, ASM4854445v1, whole genome shotgun sequence includes:
- the LOC141610913 gene encoding uncharacterized protein At4g06598-like, which produces MANAKGSTNLRSLMPNGKNFLLPPKSPFPSINPTYTEYVPSTNSGQKSFSKSREGNAYHQRTSSESFIEEQPSWLDELLNEPDTPVRKGHRRSSSDSFAYLDAASMSNIEYVPASHDGSKFRPATSPLWGARNFEHGKETVQGSLYADSNFYGKSKNRPWDARLAPINHQSALYLSGDKSVSQSQGSHAAGDLDSGPSTGSDMQGESGSHDPMMSSEKKDGSRARPTSENETKRAKQQFAQRSRVRKLQYIAELERNVQALQVEGSEVSAELEFLNQQNLILGMENKALKHRLESLNQEKLIKYLEHEVLEREKGRLRALYQLQQRQQQPELQHQSQPRQRPSSSHRRNNSRDLDSQFANLSLKHKEANSGTDSISGPVRI; this is translated from the exons ATGGCAAATGCCAAAGGATCTACAAACTTGCGGAGTCTGATGCCAAACGGGAAAAACTTCCTACTACCCCCTAAAAGTCCCTTTCCTAGTATCAATCCCACATACACTGAGTATGTCCCCAGCACCAATTCAGGACAGAAATCATTCTCAAAGAGTAGAGAAGGAAATGCATATCATCAACGAACTTCATCAGAGAGTTTTATCGAGGAACAACCTTCTTGGCTGGATGAACTTCTGAATGAGCCTGATACTCCGGTACGGAAAGGTCATCGTCGTTCATCAAGTGATTCTTTCGCTTATTTGGATGCTGCCAGTATGTCGAACATTGAATATGTGCCGGCGTCACATGATGGAAGCAAGTTTAGACCTGCGACTTCACCTTTATGGGGAGCCCGTAACTTTGAACATGGCAAAGAAACAGTGCAAGGGTCTCTTTATGCTGACTCAAACTTCTATGGTAAATCTAAGAACAGGCCGTGGGATGCGAGACTGGCGCCTATAAATCATCAGAGTGCCTTGTATCTATCCGGAGATAAAAGTGTTTCTCAAAGCCAAGGATCACATGCTGCTGGTGATCTCGATTCTGGTCCATCTACAGGATCCGACATGCAGGGTGAATCTGGTTCACATGATCCTATGATGTCCTCAGAAAAGAAAGACGGATCTCGTGCCAGACCTACATCGGAAAATGAAACAAAACGTGCTAAGCA GCAATTTGCTCAACGCTCACGGGTTCGAAAACTCCAGTACATAGCTGAGCTGGAAAGGAATGTGCAGGCGCTTCAG GTAGAAGGTTCTGAAGTTTCCGCTGAGCTTGAGTTCCTCAATCAGCAGAACCTAATTCTGGGCATGGAAAACAAAGCTCTGAAACATCGTTTGGAGAGCTTGAACCAGGAGAAGCTCATTAAATATT TGGAGCATGAAGTTTTGGAGAGGGAGAAAGGTCGTCTTCGGGCTTTGTATCAACtgcaacaacgacaacaacagcCGGAGCTTCAGCATCAATCGCAGCCACGCCAGCGGCCTTCATCCAGTCACAGACGAAACAACAGCAGAGACCTTGATTCACAGTTTGCTAATCTCAGCTTAAAGCACAAAGAGGCTAATTCTGGCACCGACTCTATTAGTGGCCCCGTTCGTATTTGA
- the LOC141610912 gene encoding photosystem I reaction center subunit VI, chloroplastic, which translates to MASLATMACVQPTSIKGLAGSSITGTKLNIKANTRLNVKVNNSRRNGAAVVVAKYGDKSVYFDLEDIANTTGQWDLYGSDAPSPYNSLQSKFFETFAAPFTKRGLLLKFLILGGGGLLTYVSATAPPDVLPIKKGPQLPPKLGPRGKI; encoded by the exons ATGGCATCACTAGCAACCATGGCATGTGTGCAGCCAACAAGCATCAAGGGACTTGCAGGAAGTTCCATTACAGGAACTAAGCTTAACATTAAGGCTAATACAAGACTTAATGTTAAGGTTAACAACTCTAGAAGAAATGGTGCAGCTGTTGTTGTTGCTAAGTATGGTGATAAGAGTGTTTACTTTGATTTGGAGGATATTGCTAATACTACTGGTCAATGGGATTTGTATGGTTCTGATGCTCCTTCTCCTTACAACTCCCTTCAg AGCAAATTCTTTGAGACATTTGCAGCACCATTCACCAAGAGAGGATTGTTGCTCAAGTTTTTAATACTAGGAGGTGGTGGTTTGCTTACATATGTTAGCGCGACTGCGCCTCCTGATGTTTTACCCATCAAGAAGGGTCCTCAACTCCCCCCTAAGCTCGGTCCCCGTGGCAAGATCTAA